In Kangiella koreensis DSM 16069, a single window of DNA contains:
- a CDS encoding OsmC family protein: protein MKVSLDWVGDLNFVGKNSKRQRVMFGGEGDYVSPMENLLMSAGACASIDVVMILEKARQNITGCHCEIEADRADEPPRRFTGIKFHFVVNGKDLSTKHVQKAIDLSVEKYCSVMHSLDPNMPIKTSFDIVPV, encoded by the coding sequence ATGAAAGTAAGCTTAGACTGGGTCGGCGACCTTAATTTCGTCGGAAAGAACAGCAAACGCCAACGCGTAATGTTTGGCGGGGAGGGCGATTATGTTTCGCCAATGGAGAATTTATTGATGTCAGCGGGTGCTTGCGCGTCGATTGATGTAGTCATGATCCTCGAAAAAGCACGCCAGAATATCACTGGTTGTCATTGCGAAATCGAAGCTGATCGTGCAGATGAACCACCGCGTCGGTTTACCGGCATCAAATTCCACTTTGTGGTCAACGGCAAAGATTTATCGACCAAGCATGTGCAAAAAGCTATCGATCTGTCTGTTGAGAAATACTGTTCGGTGATGCACTCACTGGATCCTAATATGCCGATCAAAACGTCATTCGATATTGTTCCAGTATAG
- a CDS encoding VOC family protein — MKRPAEHLGMRHLALFVDKFEETEKFYTDLIGMEVEWRPDEDNVYLSSKGHDNLALHRKQPGLDISGGQKLDHLGFIMKTADDTYDWYEFLKGHGVQMFTEPKLHRDGATSFYCADPDGNRVQMIHHPPISSS, encoded by the coding sequence ATGAAACGACCAGCAGAACATTTAGGAATGCGCCATCTGGCGCTATTCGTCGACAAGTTTGAAGAAACCGAAAAGTTTTATACCGACCTCATCGGCATGGAAGTGGAATGGCGACCGGATGAAGATAATGTATATTTATCTTCAAAAGGACACGACAACCTTGCACTTCACCGCAAGCAACCAGGCCTCGACATCAGTGGCGGGCAAAAACTGGATCACTTGGGCTTCATCATGAAAACCGCAGATGATACCTACGATTGGTATGAGTTTCTAAAAGGACATGGGGTGCAAATGTTCACCGAACCGAAGCTTCATCGAGATGGCGCGACTAGCTTCTATTGCGCCGATCCAGATGGCAATCGGGTGCAGATGATCCATCACCCACCCATCTCTAGCTCTTAA